One window of Manihot esculenta cultivar AM560-2 chromosome 17, M.esculenta_v8, whole genome shotgun sequence genomic DNA carries:
- the LOC110604684 gene encoding protein GRAVITROPIC IN THE LIGHT 1, producing the protein METIKCRSIPSSNKSKLARTFQKVINLKTATRIASNNGIGICMLTPHNKFEDDPTTIYKSHNDKNKEDSKAKRKAVLDALVAKIFAAITAIKAAYAELQMAQNPYNSDAIQAADQAVVEELKLLSQLKRSFFKNDLDHLSPQVTLMLAKIQEQQSLMKTYEITIKKLEAQAEVKVSDVSSLKKQLDESIAFNKSLEKKLNASGPLSMFDNIQFSILNTTHFVQFLHSALRSMRSFVRLMVREMDVAHWDIEAAAKAIEPESTFAKPTHRCFVFESFVSKTMFEGFNYPNFMLPNESPPPMEHHRHFHSGEHYFNKFKNLKSVNPKHYLTQNPTSSYARFTRAKYLQLVHAKMECSLFGNLNQRKLVNSGGFPDSAFFTAFLEMARRVWSLNLLAFSFGENVSIFQVSKNSKFSEVYMESVTHESLLESDSVDTDLRVDFTVVPGFKIGKTVIQSQVYLSPAVSLR; encoded by the coding sequence ATGGAGACAATCAAATGCAGATCAATCCCCAGCAGCAACAAGAGCAAGCTTGCAAGAACTTTCCAAAAAGTCATAAACCTCAAGACTGCAACAAGAATTGCTTCCAATAATGGAATTGGGATTTGCATGCTCACCCCACACAACAAATTTGAAGATGATCCAACCACAATTTACAAATCCCATAATGACAAGAACAAGGAAGATTCTAAAGCCAAGCGCAAAGCAGTATTGGATGCATTGGTGGCCAAGATATTTGCAGCCATCACCGCCATTAAAGCAGCTTATGCTGAGCTTCAAATGGCTCAGAATCCTTACAATAGTGATGCTATACAGGCCGCAGATCAGGCTGTCGTGGAAGAGCTCAAGCTACTTTCTCAACTTAAACGAAGCTTTTTCAAGAATGATCTTGATCACCTCTCTCCACAGGTTACTCTCATGCTTGCAAAGATTCAGGAGCAACAGAGCTTGATGAAGACTTATGAGATCACCATCAAGAAACTGGAAGCGCAAGCTGAGGTTAAAGTTTCAGATGTTTCTTCTCTCAAGAAGCAGCTTGATGAATCCATTGCATTTAACAAGTCTCTAGAGAAGAAACTGAACGCAAGTGGGCCTTTGTCGATGTTTGATAATATTCAGTTCTCAATCTTAAACACAACCCACTTCGTTCAATTCCTGCATTCTGCTCTGAGATCCATGAGGAGTTTTGTAAGGTTGATGGTTCGAGAAATGGACGTTGCTCATTGGGATATTGAAGCAGCTGCAAAAGCAATCGAACCTGAATCCACTTTTGCCAAGCCAACCCACCGTTGCTTTGTGTTTGAATCATTTGTGAGCAAAACAATGTTCGAGGGTTTTAACTATCCAAATTTTATGCTCCCAAACGAATCTCCACCGCCGATGGAACACCACCGCCATTTTCACAGTGGTGAACACTACTTCAATAAGTTCAAGAACTTAAAATCAGTGAACCCAAAACACTATTTGACCCAGAATCCAACTTCGTCCTACGCAAGATTCACAAGGGCAAAGTATCTCCAGCTTGTTCATGCAAAAATGGAATGTTCTCTGTTTGGCAATTTGAACCAGAGGAAGCTAGTGAACTCCGGTGGATTCCCAGATTCCGCTTTCTTTACAGCTTTTCTTGAGATGGCTAGGAGAGTGTGGTCTTTAAACCTTCTGGCCTTCTCATTTGGTGAAAATGTTAGTATTTTTCAGGTGAGCAAGAATTCCAAATTCTCTGAAGTGTATATGGAGAGTGTAACCCATGAATCTTTACTAGAAAGTGACAGTGTTGACACCGATCTGCGGGTGGATTTCACGGTAGTTCCCGGGTTCAAGATCGGTAAAACTGTGATACAGAGTCAGGTTTATTTGTCGCCGGCAGTATCTCTCCGGTGA